From the uncultured Trichococcus sp. genome, one window contains:
- a CDS encoding DUF3883 domain-containing protein translates to MYNHENQYRCTIIRGKAKREIDNFLPAYAKVINEICPCEKTIFAEKFNSAFSNYLPPEFRNDKTLNNHRTEIAGSLFGMYYCGEDGLVYESERTQKFLEDNDQPAFFKDVCYKLQFPNGMQKIATVIQRKEDKINVRPLAFLLKTLLLAKDVNIVLDKKQIGYYILNSLDVLRGEATPAEVIEQIKLDEKANVYRVIANIGDKASSYYYQHITEQLNYLELANLVVETNHRIYLNIKEEEAINIIADCWNVAPDFNVYNYNLDTREEKLKFQNEWDYYYSKLSKEVTSFYTTASALGVDQEQISVILKDTRKDLGDEGERYVFEYEKNRVAKFNQRLVNKVKHLGGIKGLGYDIQSVIAEPGGTSEFVKYIEVKSTKRVTEPDLNDCLWLDSVTITRNEWVASQQHKNYYSIYRVYFVRGKVVMFVINDLYQKVLDKKLGVTPMTYRVEFQNDAIDCTL, encoded by the coding sequence GCAGAAAAATTTAATTCGGCGTTTTCTAATTATCTACCGCCTGAATTTAGAAACGATAAAACCTTAAACAACCATAGAACTGAGATTGCGGGCAGCCTCTTTGGAATGTATTATTGTGGGGAAGATGGCCTCGTATATGAATCAGAAAGAACTCAGAAATTTTTGGAAGATAATGATCAACCGGCTTTTTTTAAAGATGTATGTTATAAGTTACAGTTTCCAAACGGGATGCAAAAAATCGCAACAGTTATACAAAGAAAAGAAGACAAAATTAATGTAAGGCCATTAGCCTTTCTTTTGAAAACTTTGTTATTGGCAAAAGATGTAAACATTGTTTTAGACAAAAAGCAAATAGGATATTACATTTTGAATTCCTTAGATGTGTTGAGGGGCGAAGCAACACCTGCTGAAGTTATTGAGCAAATAAAATTAGATGAAAAAGCTAATGTTTATAGAGTTATAGCTAATATCGGAGACAAAGCATCATCGTATTATTATCAACACATAACAGAACAGTTGAATTATTTAGAATTAGCTAATTTAGTAGTCGAAACCAATCATAGAATCTATTTGAATATAAAAGAGGAAGAAGCAATCAATATAATTGCAGATTGTTGGAATGTTGCTCCTGATTTTAACGTTTATAATTACAATTTAGATACACGAGAAGAGAAGCTTAAATTTCAAAATGAGTGGGACTACTATTACTCTAAGCTATCCAAAGAGGTCACAAGTTTTTACACTACGGCCAGTGCGCTAGGTGTTGACCAAGAACAGATTTCTGTCATTCTCAAAGATACTAGAAAAGATCTTGGAGATGAAGGAGAGCGCTATGTTTTTGAATATGAAAAAAACCGTGTAGCTAAATTTAATCAACGACTAGTTAATAAAGTTAAACATCTAGGTGGTATTAAAGGTCTAGGTTACGATATTCAATCGGTTATTGCTGAACCGGGTGGCACTTCTGAATTTGTAAAATATATAGAAGTAAAGTCAACTAAAAGGGTTACAGAACCAGATCTGAATGATTGCTTATGGTTAGACTCAGTTACAATAACTAGAAATGAATGGGTGGCATCACAACAGCATAAAAATTACTATTCTATTTACAGGGTATATTTTGTTCGCGGGAAAGTTGTAATGTTTGTAATAAATGACTTATATCAAAAGGTCCTAGACAAGAAACTTGGGGTAACACCCATGACTTACCGAGTAGAATTTCAGAATGATGCAATTGATTGCACATTATAA